From a region of the Sminthopsis crassicaudata isolate SCR6 chromosome 6, ASM4859323v1, whole genome shotgun sequence genome:
- the SOD3 gene encoding extracellular superoxide dismutase [Cu-Zn], with the protein MKLSALSAAILLAACVPCAAMEPDGEESTLKRAEQITDIQKKVSDLWNKLVYLKPVTSGHDEHTVYATCQVKPSSTLEAGKPQVTGQVLFKQLYPDGKMEVFFDLEGFPEDTRNTSGRAIHIHKFGDLGNGCDATSGHYNPHDVAHPLHPGDFGNFPVKDGKIRKFRFNVSASLFGPYSVLGRAVVVHEQEDDLGKGGNKGSLEHGNAGKRLACCVIGICGPELWNKKALDNAARKKKRRSSECKAA; encoded by the coding sequence ATGAAGCTCTCGGCCCTCAGTGCCGCCATCCTCCTGGCTGCTTGCGTGCCCTGTGCTGCCATGGAGCCGGACGGGGAGGAGTCCACCTTGAAGAGGGCAGAGCAGATCACTGACATCCAGAAAAAGGTCAGCGACCTCTGGAACAAGCTCGTTTATCTGAAGCCGGTCACTTCTGGCCACGACGAACACACCGTCTACGCCACCTGCCAGGTAAAGCCCTCGTCCACTTTGGAGGCCGGAAAACCCCAAGTGACGGGGCAGGTGCTCTTCAAACAGCTCTACCCCGATGGGAAGATGGAGGTCTTCTTTGATTTGGAGGGGTTTCCGGAGGACACCAGGAACACCTCTGGCAGGGCCATTCACATCCACAAGTTTGGGGACCTGGGCAACGGCTGCGACGCCACCTCCGGCCATTACAACCCCCACGACGTGGCCCACCCCCTCCACCCGGGGGACTTTGGGAACTTCCCCGTGAAGGACGGCAAGATCCGAAAGTTCCGCTTCAATGTCTCAGCTTCTCTCTTCGGGCCCTACTCCGTCCTGGGCAGGGCCGTCGTGGTCCACGAGCAGGAGGATGACCTGGGCAAAGGCGGCAACAAGGGCAGCCTGGAGCACGGCAACGCCGGGAAGCGCCTGGCCTGCTGCGTCATCGGCATCTGCGGGCCCGAGCTCTGGAACAAGAAGGCCCTGGACAACGCCGCCCGGAAGAAGAAGAGGCGCTCCAGCGAGTGCAAGGCTGCCTGA